The Epinephelus lanceolatus isolate andai-2023 chromosome 17, ASM4190304v1, whole genome shotgun sequence region CTCATAGTTATTCAATCTCTTTCAAACTCGATGCTGACTAAATTTGGAACAATGTTTAAGTGCTGTTTGGATGAAGACGGATGGTATTTTGTGATAGCCTGTCCTTGCATCGTGCCCGCttaggggctaaaattagcaccTCCACCCATGTGTCTTATTTCCATCTGTGAAGGGGATGGGAGCCGATCGGAGTTGGAGTTGATAAATTCCTATAGAGTCATTTGTCCAAGGAAcaaatgctgattgtaaccctATCTTTTCATTTGTTCTGATACTGTACACATAGCTCCATTCCACCCTAAACCCTACTGGAGGTAACAGTAGAACAACAGTAAATGAGCAGTCCCTCCAGGATATTGCGATTGcaacaattaacacaaattcagccaatcccaCTGAATTCTGCatgaccttgcaattttgtccagtcACGGCAACTTTACCTCAaatttgattattaaaaacAGGTAAAATCTAGTagatctgctctctctctctctttctctctctctctctctctctctccctgtctgtgtTTATGATAAGACTACTGCTGGAGGACCTGAGCTCTGTGCCTGGGCCACACAGTGCCAGGCTAACAGTtggcatcacacagctaatgttaccCAACAGTTATTAATGGCAGACAGAGCTGAGCTGTTTCGGTGTGGGACTCTTGGACCAGTAAATATTTATTATTCTAATATTCATGTGTCACTTGATGCAGGGTTACTGGGATTGTGTAACCACCTTACCCTACTGCAAACACAGAGGAAAGCAGGGGATATTGTCAAGTCTTCATGTGAGCAGTGACGGTCACCTCTTATagcccaagacaaatttcccacaTTTGgtacaataaagttaatcttATATGATCTTAAATGGTCAGTGCCGGGTATTAGCCACTGCCGCTGTGTTAGCTTATGCTAACTGAGCAGAGACAGTGGGAGGAGGGCAGCTTGGCAGCAACATGCATTGCAATTTCTTAAAACTGCCCGCAAAATCTTGCAGGGACTGAATGAGTCACAGTGTTGTTTCCACAAAAAAAGGGTTTAATATTATGTAAATAGGGCTACTCTGCCATTCCTTGTGTTCTTTCTTATCCAGTCATATACAGTCAGATGCGCATTAACAGGACTAAGCATTTATAGCCATGCTAGTGGATCTGTGAGGCTGTATTTTGTCGTAGCGGTGCTCTAAGCTAAACGCTAAtttcagcatgctaacatgcacaTGGTTACAACACTAACATGTCAATGCTCACCATCTTAAATAGACTTGTTAGCATACTAATgttaattagcactaaacacaaagtacagctaagGCTGATGGCAATGTCCATTCTGCAGCATTTTGGTCAAAtcaaaattttgacctgatgatggcgttACAGAAAAGAATTAAGGGATCACTAAGTTTATCACAGTTTATCTAAGCCacccaatagttgttgagacatttcactcaaatgtTAACCTCATACTGGCACTAGAGGAAAaatcaggggatcaccaaagtcattaggatacATCATTGATGAACCATGAATGTTTATACAGAAATTGAGTaaatgctgagatatttcactggATAAGCAAAAACTCTGACTCCCTTTGACTCTCAGGATTCATGCTCTGGGGACCACAAATCATAAGAGAAGCCTTTATTGATGCCCAGAGGGAAAATTCGTGTAATTAAAATTATGAATGTCTCCACAAAATTTCAGGGCAaccaacagttgttgagatatttcagtttggaccAGAGTGGTGGAACAACCAAAAGAACAACAGACAGATTGGCAGACAAAACAACATTGCCATCTCCAGAGCGATGCCATCTGCAGGgctaaaaatgttcaaaaagcCAAACTCAGTAGTAAGTCTATACTGTCTGTAAGATCCTGTGCCATCTGAAGCACCAAGCTATACTAAATTCTCTACTTAAAGTTTTCAGTTGTTGgtcattgttttttatctttctcttaaagggatagttcaacattttggcaaattcgcctattgccgtaatccctatagtcatatgagtagctacattacctttaattgtcagtgcgtgctgttctgagatcagtgggacagagctgcccgctgaaatggaggtgaacagtacaggtccctctctccctcaaaactaatcaaatacaccatcaaataactccaaaacgctctagtggacaacacatggcttgtgcattccccacgctatgaaataataatgtataattaagtaacattacgacacatgaagcaaatactcggaactactttcttgagtaaaccactgggcggagtgacacagtgcgtacctgagacagtgccgttgttattgcttgtagccatttgcggtatcgtcagctggacgcagcagaaggtttgaggaaagtttacaagtgtttttgtaaatcatggtttacacatgcattgtaaaaggttgcagtAACAAGCCAAACACATGGAGCAAAGTGAAGTTTCACATAGTTCCAACCAGtaatacggacaggatgaaacaatggctatttgtgctggacatcgaccccaacacgcctgtggaaatggtccGGAAAACGTTTGTGTGCTCCTGCCATTTTTTACCGGAGGACTACGCTGAAAGGATGGaggaagctcaggaatggttcaagcgcttttcttgaaagatactgtcataccatctgtcggcatcacaaaacgagcagacgtggtaagtgatcgttgtgtattttgcgcagcaatctctctgctgtaacgttacctccatgttgagtaacattagcctacaacccaagcacggtaaataaggctaaaatgcaaatgttgttgtggttatgttatggttaagtgcttgcccagagcattTAAGttagtgaagtgactggcattacttctcattgttgggaataaacagactgctagggaacattttatgttgttgttccttcaGTAGTTGTGATGATTTATAAGTGTGGAtttagcatgttctccctgtgttccggtgattattttgaggcgtactctatatttatattgcacaggtgtacctaataaagtggccagtaagccccacatttacaccaccggctctgggtctcccctcagcccctggttgcttGGCAGCCTCAacctctcttcttgctctctcttcttccaaaacctgtaactcttcctctgtatattctggcttcttctcaacaaacttgttgttttgatgacgggagtaactgcactaaacatacgctgtttgaaatcactccgcccagcaagtactgtatgtccggaatgtagttccggctctgcatttggcttcaaaacaactctgtctcgtaatattacattattatttcatagcgtcgtgaatgtgtaagctacaagttgtccacaagagcgttttggagtcatttgatggtgtatttgattagttttgagggagagagggacctgtaccgttcacctccatttcagtgggcagctctgccccaccgatctcagaacagcacgcactgacaattaaaggtaatgtagctactcatatgactatagggattacggcaataggcgaatgtgccaaaatgtcgaactatccctttaaaatcaCTTGCTAAAGTCACTATTGCTTAAGAATTGGTAAAATGTATCTGAGCttatgaagaagaagaagaaatctcTTAAACATGCAACCTTGTCAGCAGAAAAATGTACAGAGTCAAATTGGTCAATGAGTCTTTTGCCAGCGTGACGGCCAGTCCTTCTCGatccagctctgcagcagtcGCAGCACATCAATGCGCTGGTAGATGCGGCAAAGTTCAGTGAGCTCGGTGACTGTCTTCTGGTTGTAGCGCAGCAGGAACTCCTGGGTTGGGCTGTGGTACAAGGAGCCCTGGGTCCGGTGCTCCAGCAGGGTCAGTTCATCGTAGCTCATCCCCCAGCGACTTGCAAAGTTCTTCCAGTTTTTGATGGTGCAGTGGTTTGGGTCCAGCTTGAGCCGCAGTAAGTCCAGGAGATCTTTGTCATTCATGAGGTCACTGATCTTGGGAGGAGGTGCTGGGCAGCAGCACTTCTCACAGGGACTCTTTAGTAACTGCAGTTCTTTGGGGTAGTCTGAGCTCGGAGATGGACAAAGAAGATGGAGTTAGCTCAAGAGAATGTGTTCATTGCAAATTACATAGTATTGACAGTAATTTTAAAAGGGAATAAATATCTCAActaaagtttaattaatttcttaattaatttattcagtTACTTTGACTATCTGCCCCCTAATAGCCATTAGACACTTAGGCCATATTGGGTGTCCCTGTCACTTAGTGGTCTAAGGCACATACTAACTCCCTCCTCTCCCCATGTCTTCCATCTGCCTCTATTGTCAACTATTAAGGAGATAGTTgaggtggggttgtatgaggcatTCCATAGCCAGTGTATTACCTTCAGTACATGGCAGCTGAATCTACTCAGAATGGCGGGGCCCGATTACGGGGGTACTAACGGTCTAGAGTCAATGACAGTACAAAGTGTCCACAGTGTCCCTCTGGTGCTGTTTGCTGCAAAAGAGAAGAACCCCTTTGCAGTGGTGGGAGCTTGTCTCTttgcaggattttattttttgcaatattattgCAAAAAAGGATATTCAACTGAACGACAAACATGCATGATCAAAAAAGCAGATTGGGCCCCTTTGGAACTGGAAAGATCCGTGGGTCCAGGGCAGCCACACCCTCTGCTCCCATTCGCTTTGCTACATATGGGACAGGGACATAAAAGTGACGGGAGTGCTGACACAGAAACTCAGCAATTTCCTGCTGTGGATGGAACTTAGCAGAAAAACGAGAGTGAAATGGGTAGGAATATGGAAGTTCTATGATTCTCAAAATGTAGTGCAaaaggaaagggctgtctggcAGCAaagtaaaacagtgaaaatattgTCAATATAGCATCTACGTGGACCacttttattaaggcttaaagttatgcataattaagggcagggtCACTCTGAGTGGCAGGCTGCTGATAGcgtcctcggcttctcagtcagatccatacCTCGCTCCTCcaaagctccaccctcttgttcagatatggtcacttctgactccaaaaaaccaagatggcgacggttGAAATGCGCAGCTTCAAAATGGGATGCCACAAACCAAttgatgacatcatggtagctacgtctattattttttacagtctatatTGTTGCccacacttttttttctacctaaaatgttgctgttattgCACATCTTGCACATCATTGTTTTCAATTTAAATGCCTGGCAGACGTGCTTAAACACCAAAGGGAcgagagttcaacttttggagcGCAGCAGTGTGCACAGTATGTACTGTGACAAGGACTTTCCCTTCATCcttaaatatcagtctgtgataaatatgaagAAGAAGTTAATCATTTTAGCGGCTTttagggctacccagagctttacatctgtcccacagacaataaTTTTGGCCtaatacacacttacaaaacaaCACCCGGAAGAAATACAGTTCTGCATTCTGGATTTTTCATAAGTAAGCTATAAtacagtgctggttatggtcgCTTCAGACACAACCTCACTCCGCacccttgaaagttggcacagagtaggCTCAAGAGTAGCGTCCAGTGCCCAACGTCACATTTTCCACGTGGTTAAAGATGCGGCATGTGTATGGTCCGTTACACATTCTACATGTtttcaaaatttcaaaattcctTGTCTCAAGGAGGTTGATGATACTGTTGAAATTTTTGGCAATATTTCAGGTTAACAATTCACCAAAAATTGACACAATTTTTATCTGGAGTGATTCAGTCATGATTTTCATATTGATATAACAATTGATATACCTGGTGAAGTAGATATTGGGCAGGTGCAATCTTCGACATCTTGAACTGGCtacaacacagagaaacacaaatgattactatttgtgacatcacatcctGTATAATGTTCATTTTCTGAACAAAAATTTTGAAGACATCAGAAACAGTCACCACTGTCTTCTCACACTTTACCCTCTGCACTACAGAAAAATCATTGGTTGCTGGTTGTTAGAGTAACACATTCTGCAGCTTGGGAGATTTTCAACTGTGGTTTATTtgttacattaaacacacaaacatctaaGGTCATTCAGTGGATGAATCAGCTGTTTTTCCATGTTGAGGTCATGCTCATTTTACTACCTACAGTAGTAAGCTGTTATTGCattatattgatttttaaacTTAAGCTGTGCCTTTCTCTAGTTTTTTCAAaagtttcttcttctgcttctgcaaGTTAAACATGTCTCAACAAAAGTCATGTTGCACACTACTGTACATCAATGTCAGACACAGAATCAAGACACTGCGTCTGGGGGATTTATACATTTTATCACTGATGACTGGAATAATTAAATTCCCCTCTCAATTCCAATTGCTAATCTTTcctatatgtttattttcaccAATGCTGTCTTTTCTAAAGCTGCATGATGGAGAATCATGTTACCACTGTCTCTTCcttctgtgtctctgctctgttattagcaaaactcacagctgcacctccagctcAGTCGGTGGGACAAAACCACATCCTGTATGCTCACAGCCTAAAATAGAAAGCACTCACAGAGTATGTAGTTACCACAGCCAAGGTAGAATACAATTCTCtatatttgttttaaagctggggtaggcagttttctgaaaaaggaaaaacaaaaacaaaaacaaaaacaacagaatttgaaaatacagccCTCCTTCTCAGGCCCGCCCACAAAATCCAATAAACAAGCCCTTCCCAAAACTGCTTTACCCATGTGTGTGCTCTCTCCCTTCTAGTTTAGATCAGTAAATTTCTCAGGCCATGTAGCCAGCtacctgcattttttttctctttcttccaaGTCGAGATATGATGTGCCTGGTACCCTGGGTGTTTTGGTTGTTTCTGTTTAGGGAAGCcttgtcaacttctgcctgttacttgcattgtctgttttcaaaatacacttccatggagtaaaaagctaacgttaggctataaatgaaaTACACTACAGTCGCATGACGAAACATCTGGCACAGTGCAgcgtgatgacattctgtagtctcatttagccatttgttagCAACCGCCATTTTTAACCCTCTGCAGTCCACAGCTGTGCCGGCGCGTCAAAATTACGTGACTGATTTGAGATGACGTAGCAGGAACATGCAGCCTCGCTGAGTCCCCGTTTCATTTTGTGTGGAAAGTgcaaacttcaaa contains the following coding sequences:
- the edaradd gene encoding ectodysplasin-A receptor-associated adapter protein, whose product is MGDVSDPKMSSLRTYKEPFDITSSEPVEDTDTTSFVAEFSLEANYPVQVTDPNDAVTLHLSSMPSGCLCPSSNRIRQPVQDVEDCTCPISTSPDYPKELQLLKSPCEKCCCPAPPPKISDLMNDKDLLDLLRLKLDPNHCTIKNWKNFASRWGMSYDELTLLEHRTQGSLYHSPTQEFLLRYNQKTVTELTELCRIYQRIDVLRLLQSWIEKDWPSRWQKTH